The proteins below are encoded in one region of Balaenoptera acutorostrata chromosome 11, mBalAcu1.1, whole genome shotgun sequence:
- the CDKN1B gene encoding cyclin-dependent kinase inhibitor 1B codes for MSNVRVSNGSPSLERMDARQAEYPKPSACRNLFGPVNHEELTRDLEKHCRDMEEASQRKWNFDFQNHKPLEGKYEWQEVEKGNLPEFYYRPPRPPKGACKVPAQEGQDVSGTRQAVPLIGSQANSEDTHLVDQKTDAPDSQTGLAEQCTGIRKRPATDDSSPQNKRANRTEENVSDGSPNAGSVEQTPKKPGLRRRQT; via the exons ATGTCAAACGTGCGAGTGTCTAACGGGAGCCCGAGCCTGGAGCGGATGGACGCCAGACAGGCGGAGTACCCCAAGCCCTCGGCCTGCAGAAACCTCTTCGGCCCGGTCAACCACGAAGAGTTAACCCGGGACTTGGAGAAGCACTGCAGAGACATGGAAGAGGCCAGCCAGCGCAAGTGGAATTTTGATTTTCAGAATCACAAGCCCCTGGAGGGCAAATACGAGTGGCAAGAGGTGGAAAAGGGCAACTTGCCCGAGTTCTACTACAGACCCCCGCGGCCACCCAAAGGCGCCTGCAAGGTGCCGGCGCAGGAGGGCCAGGATGTCAGTGGGACCCGCCAGGCGGTGCCTTTAATTGGGTCTCAGGCAAACTCAGAGGACACGCATTTGGTAGACCAGAAGACTGATGCACCGGACAGCCAGACGGGGTTAGCGGAGCAGTGCACTGGGATAAGGAAGCGACCTGCCACAGACG ATTCCTCTCCtcaaaacaaaagagcaaacagaacagaagaaaatgtttcagaCGGTTCCCCGAACGCGGGTTCAGTGGAGCAGACGCCCAAGAAGCCCGGCCTCAGAAGGCGTCAAACGTAA